The following nucleotide sequence is from Aspergillus luchuensis IFO 4308 DNA, chromosome 1, nearly complete sequence.
TAATTTCTATAGCCGCCAATTCTCCCTCTGGTCAGATGGACAACATTCCTCTATCAACGCCTTCGAGACCATAGGTGAgttcatcaatcatcccacGTAGTCTCATTCGCAGATAAGTCGAGACTCGAGTGGGAGGAACAACATTTCCGTAACCATGTTTCCTTTTGGTGCTCCGCGTTTCTCGCCCCCGCTCCCTCCATCGCACTAAATCGGTGGACCGCAACGAAGTATTTCATCGGCGATTCTCATTGAGTGAGTTGCGACCCACTGTgcatcatccccttcccatcCACGCAGACAGCCATCCAAACCGGTTCCGCCTGCAGCGTTGATTATCATATGATATTCAGACCCATTGCGCTATTTGTCGCATTCGAGTCTAGTAACATATGCTGTCCATATGCATGCCGGGCCCTCGGCTTCAGGAAACTCAAAGCCCACGCCCTCGTCTCGGCTCTGCGGTAGGATTCACTATCCTACGACTGGGGTAGCGTCGGAACCCGAGCAGCCTACTGGTAGGAATTCCCGCAGCACAAGGCTCGGAGCGATCTGCACCGTCGCAGTCACACATCCTGCGCGCTTCGTAGTAGCCTCAGCTGGCTTTCAGGATCTTGACAACATATTCGTTCTGGCGCTCAGTACCCAGTATGCTTCACGGTGAAAACACTCGTTTAGTGATTCACTTGTGATGTAGATTCTTCTTTGCTACATGGATACAATACACGCAGATCTGGCATAATGGGGTATACATCCGAGCCTGCCTTGTACAATAAAGCCACTTCTTACTCCTAATTGTACAGAGTAACTTCCTCGGTTGGGCCACTAGCAGCATGGTTCGAACAGGAAGGTCGGGGCAGTAACACGGTTCAGCTAGCCAACTAAAGATCTGCTTTGGACGCCAATCCCCACTTGTGTAACTAGAAACTGTCTACCCTACACTACAAACCTCAGGATACGGGCACCTTGCTTTACTGACACAGATCATGGCAGTACCTGCCATGCGCCCGATTTCCATTAATCCCAAATTGTGCTAATGCAGCATCAAGCATCGCCCAAGGCAAGCCATAAGATTATAGCGTGTCGCCAAGCCCCATTGAACAGGGGCCCCTGGTCATGGCCGACGCGTCGGACGGAGGCCATCATTGCCGCTTCCGGGATAGTCGGGCGACTCCGACGGTGCTGCCGATGCAGCATCACAGTTCAAAGTCACACAAAGATTGTACTGAAGCCCAAGATGTAGAATCATCTTGGGCAGTCATGTAGACCGCCATAGAAAATACATACAACGCATTCCTGGTGTTGGTGAAGAACACTATGGCTGGTTTTGTAGTGAATGTAGAACAGCCACGATTGATCGAGCAGGTCGGGAGAATCCGCTGCTGTAAAATGAAAGGATTTTCACCCCAATCTCGCAAGCCCATAGAAACACATCGAAACTCATACTATCCGTGTGCCTATCGGAATCCCAGCTAGCGTGGACTTCGGTTACATTCCGGGGAATGTAGCGTAGTAGTACCCACATGTCCGGTCTGTCTTATTTTCCGATAACGTGGTGAAAATAATTCTCTGGTCCTATCATTTCCTAGTTTTCGTTCTCTATAGCCGTTCCTGGCTAATAACACACGGAAATTATCTCCAATATACTTCGCACGCCATCTTGACATCCAGCCATAACCGGTTTTGTAGCTTGAGTATTCGGGCTTCTAAGTGGTTCCTTGCTCTACAAAACCAACAGCCGGAAAATTGCTCGTAACACCATGAGCCCACTGGACTTTTATGTTGCCCCTTAGTGCCATGTTTGTAGCGTACCACGTGCCGTTCCGAGTTCGGACGGAGTAGTATTCTCATCCATGCTTTCGCACTATGTTTACTTCTCTCGGTCTAACTTGCGATCCGGTGGTCTCACTACATCGGCcatgaaaaagaagatcagTAACCCCTTTGGCAGCTGATGACGCTCGGGTAGGtctatttcttctctattcccATGATTGTACACGTTTGGTAGCATGCCGTTTCCTGGTTTCCAAATATTTCCAAGGATAACTGGCACTCATTGCGCTAAGACTTGAGATTTCTTAACGAGGTAATACTGACTGTTATTCTAACCCCGGTAGTCTAGAAGGGGCAGTACCTATAGGCGTTGTCGGGCAGTACACCTATTAGTCGTGTTCTATGGGATGACTAGCCATCACAGAAGGCAATGCTAGGTATCTTTTGGTATAGAGTTGAGTATAAAATCCCTTTCCGAAAGGAGGTTGGCAATAAATCGGTAGACAGCTTTTTTCTGCTGGTAATAAATACAATGGATAGGATTCTGGTTAAGCTCGCGCGAAGATTACCTCATCCCTTAAAACTGTTTGTGGTACTCTCTGTCAAGGAAGGAAACAACTGGATCTGAACTATCTAGATCTTAAGAGAATGGGTTGGATGGCTGGAAGGGATTGTGATCAGAGAGCCGAAGGACCAGCTGATCCTGGCTAAAGTGAATGTCTCAGCACTTTGGGTAGGGTTTTGATCGCCTTTCCTTCTTAGCAATGCCTCTAGTCGTGTTATATATCCTCCGCCGTGTGAATATATTCCCCAAATACCCCGCTATACCAACGTAATAGTAGTCGTTTCAATATCATCCCAGAGCTCTAAGCCTCCCGACGCGCAAGTTCTCCAGAGGAAAATTCCTGCTCTTCGATAGTTGCCAGATGTCTCTGTCGGTAGCACAAGTAAGCCCAACATGCGCCATGAACCAACAAGATGATAATATCTCGGTTCGTAGTGTGCGCAAAAATAGCTAGAGATTAGAACCAGGGACAACTGGGCAATTTCCTGTCCTGCTTCAAGGAGAATATCGTCATTAGTTGCATGATCTGTCCAGTCGAAGCGAAGATGGGCAAGGTACTCTCCATCGTCTGATGTAAGTTCATAAGGAAAGTCAACGCCAAGGCTCGCTTTTCGGCGGCGATGCATCTTTGTAGATGAAGGTAACCGAACAAGTTTGGTCCGCAGTGAGATGAAGCCACTGTGCACTTTCCCATATCGATCCCGGCCCGTCGTTGTCCCCATAGATGCGATTTGATATTCAGGTTTGAGGGTGCAAAGTTCAGGCCAACTGACCGGATTGGACTGGGATGCCCAGCTCCACGTGGGGGCCAAATACTCCTTTGGAGGTGTCAGGAAGGACGCTAATGTTGTCAATCCTTTCGGGACCCAGAGAAGGTCAGTCTCAAGCTCGTCACTCCAAATGCCGGCCAAATATTTGCCCTCCGTCTGTGATGAAAATTTCCTAGCCAATGCGGATATTGCTGGTATTGTATCACGCGAATAAGAGAATTGGCGAGTGGAATATTCTTCAATCATACAGCGCCATCCATCCGGAGATAAGGAACTTTCGCGGTGTTCTCTATCTATGTGGAAATTTTGGCCCCAGGGCTGACACATATCATCGAATGACATATCCTGTGAGCGCCGAAATTGCACGTCAAGCATATGCACCATTCGTGTGCCGAAAAGGAGTAGACGAGGGCTACACAACGCTTCTTGAAGCGTCCAGCCACGAGTGTTCCATTGACTTTCTTTCAGATCGCAGTCGAAGGCGGATTCTTTAAGATATCCAAGACCGAGAAATTTTGACGGAGGTGGGTATTGAGAAGGGCCTTCAGGCGGAGACTTGTCATACTCTTCATCGTAGTACCCAGTGACGTGGTGTATGTAGTAAAACCCGGATATCGATGGGTTTAAAGTTGACTGAAAAGGGACTTTGATAAGGTGTCGCCGTGGCTGAGTGAGAAATCCGCTTTGGCATGAATTGCCCTGCAAGGCACACAGGGTAAAATACGAGTTCTCGTATATTTCTGCCATCTTAGCTGATTCTATCTCCCAGTCATCCTGACTGTCCTGTACAATGCATAATGCATCCACCCAGAGATAGCGCACGCGTAATGCCCGGCAAACGAGGACCGCGTCAGAGACTGTTTTAGGCAACGATTccattttaatttctttcatATGTTCACGTAATGACGCTTTAGTTGTCTTGAGCCGCATTGCTGCATATTTCTCACTGCCCCAGCAATAGCTGAGAGCAAGGTATTTGCCTCGGTTTGCCCATTTGTGGGACCCTTGGTTGACCACTAGGCGCATCTTTGAACGAGTCAGCCAACAGCCAACATCTATCACGCGAGTAGGAAGATGTGGGTCTCTGGATAATCTGTATGACTTCTTTGCCAGCTTGCGTAACTGGGCCCGGCCTTTATCAGAGAGAGGATGAAATACAGGTGCTCTCTGAATGCGAAGCCAGCTTCTGCATGGGTCTATTACTGGGTCAGAAGTGTATCATAACAATCCGATACCTAATGAAGTGCCTACCACCTATGTCAGCCTGCAAATCAAAGCTGACTGTATATACGGATTTGTCGTCATCCCGATCCCCTTTGAATTTGAAATGAACGGCAAGATGTGACATTGTAGAAAAGCCCTCATGGGACGGTCTTTGGGGATAAGACTTGTAACAAATGGAAAACTTGTAGATCAACACGCTCTTGTGCTTGGGATCTGCTCTGCGTTCGAATTGGACTATCTTCTCACGCATGGCAAGGCACATGCCACATCCCGATGCAGTAGAGGCCGACATGACAGGAAGATTGGGCAAATTGtcaaaaagataataatccAGGAGAATGCATTCCTTTGAAGGATCCCGATCACATTTATCAAAGATAACCACGGGCTTGCCCCATGGGCCTTGTGCCACGCGGCCGTGTTCGTCGTCATTGAACTGGAGGACTGCGCACCTCTGGCAGAGTGAACTAGATATCTTCATTGCCGGAAGTAGCGAAGAAAAGGGTATATGTGTTCACGTTCAATAGCAGCGTTCTCGGGTATCTGTTTGAAACGGAGGGGCAAGGTGACAGCTCACATTCCGCAGCCTGACTAATTAGCTGCATTAACTTAGTAATCACGTTAATTTAAGTTAACTTGGACTGAATACTACTAGTGGCTAATAGAGACCAATGTCCCAAGGCGTGTTACAGGATGCCAATGAGAATAACATACTAGGGTTATATACCTGGATGCTTTCTGAATCGACATCCCGCTCAAAATCGATCCATCCCTCTCTAATATGTCCCATCTCTTTGTGAGGCTCGTCCCACTTCGCTGCCATGGTGTGAGTATATTCTGTCCTTGATTTTCGAAAGGCCGTCTCTATCGCCTTCCATTGTCTCCATGTGCTCCTTCGCCACCCATCCTGGCGTGTAACCACCACCGAAATCGATCACCCACGCATCCTCGTTCCTGTCTACCAACACATTGTCCGGCTTTACATCTCCCCAGATAATGTCAGCCTCATGCAGCAATTCCACCGTTGTAGTAACTTGCTCCTCCCATTTCCTCCGCTGCGAAATTGTGACTTCATCATGTAGTGCACATGAAAGAGTAAGATTGTCGCAGTCTACCAACGATATCAAAATGCCGATAACATGACGGCAGTCCTGAGCAGCATATACCACGCCGATAAATTGAGGTACACGCACTTGCGCATTATTGCTCAGTCCTTTCGTTTCCATTTTCTTGTAAGTATCCAACTCACGAAGAAGCCCTCGTTTCGTGTAGTTGTCTTTCAAGAAACACAGCTTTCCATCGACACAAACCTTCCTTGGGTAGTTGGAATAACTATATTCCCCCTCGTTGAGGCACTGCTGTACCATTTCTGGTGTGAAACAACCCCAGCTGGGATGAAGAGCGAAGTCACCTATGTCAACACCCGGTTCGCGCAGCGTCCTTCGAGCATTATAATCGCATCGGGGTTCCATTATCTCATCGATAAAGTGAAGCTGAAAGTAGTATGTTTCTGGATTGAGGTAATCACGAAGCGTGGAAGCTTGTCCATCCAATGGCGGTGCTTCAATTTCAGCAAGAATAGGAAGGAATGGTGGTACTATCCAGTCATAGAATTCATTGTATGTGGTTTCCCAGTCATGGCCAAACATATCGTTGATAAATCGCGCGTACTTGGTGAAAGATAACTCTGAGTTGACGAAGTTCTTAGGGCAAATTTCTACCTGAAATCGCTTGCCTTTGCACCCAATGTCGAGCCGTGCCCACAAGTCGTGTCTGCCGTAGAGGATGTCCTGGACTCTCCAGATGGGACTTGAGGCTGTCATTTTAGGTCCTATATGTTGACCGGAAACTTTCGGTGCAAAGAGTGATTGGTATGTGGGAGTGAAGGCTTGATTGCACGTATATTGTCGAATGGCGACCAAGCGGGTCAATGGGTTCACTTTCGGTGGGTTGTACAACCTagcgaccaccaccacttatTGAAACAAGATAGGGTTATTGTAGACTTATCTATAGTCCTCCTTCTACACATCCCTTACTCATTAAGGCCAGCGAAGTGCTCAGGGCCAGACCGTAGGCTAGCAGTGGTCAGAACACTTGGACATTATTGCTGTAACTATTACGGCAAACATCCTCTCATGATCGGCAGTCACCTTTTTCTGGGTCAAAGTCCTGTTTCGCAATATTCCGAAGACGATGCAAGAGGGACGATTAGTCTCCTCACTCAAGCGCTATATAAATGTTAATCTTGCCTGGTCAATTATAgtaccaacaccaacccacccATTATCGAAGATTACTAGCAAAGGTCCAATTTCGGCGTATCCCGTCCACAGCTAATACTATTCGCGAGGAACCAAGCGCAATGTGTTACTCATCCATCCGATTCCACCGTTGTGGCCACGTCTGGCaatccatcaccatctaCTGCCCAAAAGCACGCCCAATTCAAGGCAGCAGACGATGTAAGCCGTGCTCTGAGCACAGCACGCGCCATTTTACCGCCATTGGAGCACTCTGTACTCGAGAAGATTGTTTGACGAAGGACATGTGTGATAGGGGATGGACCTGCTGTAAATGTGGACAGGACAACATCGTGCGTCACTATGTACGCAGTGGCCCACCCTCCGCAGTAGGTGAAAGTGTTGGCGGAAGGAATCGCTGCATTCATGTTGTTTGCTTGAGATGCCAATATACATCTACTCCTCCGGAGGATACATACTCGATTCCCACGGATCGTTGAACGCGATGCTGACATGTCGTTGGATCAATACACAGCCTTCTCGTTGAAGTTCGGTATGAGTGGTGGATGGTGTATTGCTCTGATTGAGCGGCGTTGCTAGTCACAAGTCGCTACTCTGCGTCATTCTTGCTAAGATCAGCTACTAGGGTTCAGATTGGATTTAGGGCTCTAGCCGTGAATGGCACTGTTAGAATCCGGCAATCGATGAATAGAAAGAGAAACACCCATCCCTCACACACTTTCATCACTCTCATACTGTAGTTCCCTTGGTGTAACGTTAAATATTTCTGCAGTAAGCTTGCTTTGTGTGGCTGGCGGCTTTCCGACTGAATATACCACATCTCTCCCTCACTTTTAATTACGAACAAGGAAAGACGTAGCAGCACAATGGTGGTTGCGAAAATGTCCCCTACAACGCACTAAATCAATAGTCTAAATGAATATTCTATCAAGAAAGACAATTAGTACAAACAGTATGTACAAATTATATGTACAAACACACCCTACcacacctcatcctccctaCAGGACCACCGACCAAATCTGTTCCTTAAGAAATAACAGTAACATTATCACCCAAGTTCCTGCAGTTCTTGGGCAAAGTAATAACGGCAGCCTCACCCCTAGCTACATCCGAGTGATTATAAGTCGGGTTGAACGCCATGATCTGGCCCACAGTGGAGCCAAACTTGTCGGCTAGATCTTTGTAGGTGCCATAAATAAGTTGATACGGCTCAACCTCACACACACTAGGACTGCACTGAGGGACCTTCAGCTCATTGTTCACCTGCACCGGTGCATCAGGATCACTGACTCCACCCTGAGCAGTTGCGGAGAGGGCGTCGACAGTGATGTTCAGTCTCAGGGCGATAGTTCGGATAGTATCACCCTTCACGGTATAGTAGGTGTGAGGACCACCGGAAACGCACTCGGCGTAGTTGTCGTTCTTGCTAGGGAAGAGCAGACACGTGGAGTTGTCGGGAGTGCAGGTCTCCGGGGGGATGAGTAGCTGTTCCCCTGTCAAGAAGGGGATCATGGCATCGGCCATGCGGTTGAGTCGCGCGATATCGCAGATTCCGCGGTTTACGGTGTTGGAGACGCTGGCCATGGTGTCGCCTTCTTGGACAGTGTAGAGACCGACGGTGCTGTTTAGGTGGGAGCGGTTGCAGGTCGGCGCTGCCGTGGCTGCCGACGCCAGGAAAGGCAGCGCTGCGAGAGATAGGAAATGCATAGTAGAGGGATTAACGTCAAATGAATGGATTTTTCAAAGAGCGACAAGGAATGTAGTTAAGGGAGTGACTTTTTTGCTGTAGGCTGAGCGGAGTGTAGTTGATAGCATTTATGGGCGAGGGCGGTCTTACTTTATATTCATATAGGAGATTGCGTCCCTTCCATGGTCGGGtcgttggggatgatgcgtCCAATGTCGCAACCAGGTATTCGATGCAGGGAGCGCCGGCGATCGTTCTCATACGCGTAAGCTTAAAAGTATATTGCAGACTCGGAGATAATGGCTTCCCGCGGGGACGGCCCCGCAACGCCGAAGATCTTATCCCATCCGCGTACCTTCTTAGTCGCCATCTGGGGCTGGGCCCCGATATTTGCAAATCCCGGTGTTCAtactggatgaagatgaaatgAATGACGCGGCTATGGTGTGAAATGAAGTGGATCTGAATAAGTGTTTGATgcatgttgaagaagctaCGCTAGGGTAGTGGGAACCGATATCTATCAATCCCCGGCAGTCGCGGGCAAGCTACTGAATATTGTGCCTGAAAAGGCAAGAGAGTATAGGAAGCCATTTATATTGTGGGGCTGCTTTTTGCTCCTTCTGAAATGTTGTGGCCTTCGATTAGATTGACTTATCGGCCTTTCTGGTTGTTGTCCCTCTTATCAATCCGGAGACAGCCTACTTCGGAGATAAGGCAGGCGTGTAGTTTTCGGGGAGGGTGATTGCGAGCATAGAATTGACAAGACATGGTCGCCAACATTTTCGCGGAAGAACCGAGGATTATATACTCAACGAGTAATACAGAGTCAATTAGAGACATAACGATTAATGACACCCTATAATCATCTTGGCATAAGCCCCGGCATCCGCCCGGCAATGGCCGCCAGGGTCCGCCGGGATGCCGATCGTTTCTGGCCCCGGATATTCATACCGGCAGAATTCTGCATTCGGGGGTACCTTGCGAAGGGCGGGATCGTATCCCCGACCCGCCGGCCCGGGCGCGCACGGCAATTACAACTTCTTAATTAAGTATTGACTATTCAATAAGAATGTAGTGGGAAAAGAGCAAACTGAATATCCGTTCAATAGTACAATCAGAGTAACGTTGCTCAATTATTCACTCCGATGTTAATGCTGTCTCGTTGTTGCATTGAGTATCCGAAATATTTCAATATTTCAATCGAATACTGCCTAATTTGATTCTTCACTACTTCCTGTGTTTCTGTTATTGTCAATTGATGCTATGTTGCTGCTCACTGCGATCTCTATGCTGTGTCGACTAGATAACCCTATTATTTTCCGTATACAGAAGATCGGCCTCGCACATTGGGAACAACACAAGCATGTAGATGTTGGCCCGTCGGAGTTTATCTGGTTGTGAAGTACCTCCTATAAGCTAGGGATATCGGGCACGATACCGACTATAATCTACTGGAATATCTCGCCCATTCGCCCGACATTCCAGACTGCACTTACTTTGCGAAGGTCTCAGCTGCCCCCTCTCCCAGCAGTATTGGGTGTGGCTTTATACTCCAAGGTCTATGTAGTCAATAATTTGGCACAATTATATCCTGAAATCAAATTGGGTGAGGGAGGCAGTCCACTTTTGCGGTTTTGACTGTGAGTTGGGCGGCTCAAATGTCTCGGTTATTTAAGTTGTAACATGTAACGAGGCATTCATACCCACCACGCTGATTCATTGCTGCAAGTTTTCTAAGGTGTCCAGGACATGAAGAGATACTAACAATGCTATGATGGCTCTGTCGTGGCCCGGTGCTTACTGGTGAATTGACTAGAAGAGAATTGGTCAAAATTGGTTCCATTCTATCTGTTGCGACTCATAAACTAATGGTGCAGCACTCAATAGGATTAACTTTAATCGCCTCAGTAGCCTGGAACCAAATAAGTAAAGTGCGAAAGAGTGACATCAGAATCGAAACCTCGATTTCAGCAGCCGATCCCGTAAGCCCAAAATAGCCGGTCATTTGGAAATCCAGGTGTCAAGGATGCGATAAAGCTCAATGACCAAAGCTCGACATGGTTGAAATTCCTGCGATTTATAGAGCGGAGCTGTTGCGCTTGAATGCACTGCACTGCCAGTCATATCTCTATGCGTCCTTCTTAGCAGTCGTGTGCTCGGAAGAATGGACTTCGAATGCAGGAGGGTAGACCCGACGCTTCACGAATGCGGCTCAAGTGTAGGGTTATACTCCGGTGCTTCAGCCACGGCTTCCCCACGGTTTATGTTCATTTATTCACACTGATTATTGCGCAGTTCAATGAGATGTGGCTTCATGCATAATACTAACGTCATGGGTCAGAGGGATTGCCATTGCCGCTGTGGCCATGGTCAGGATCATAGGGGTGAGCCGCATGATGTGTTGAGTTATCGGCACTGTCGAGTGTTTCGATATCCAAGTGtttgggaatgggaatggccTGGATTGATAGTCGTGATACATACAAAGAGAGTACCATGGCCTTTATATTTACCGCAGTGCTGTAGAACGACGCCAACATACGCTGGCCTTCCTGCGCCAATGTAGTTGCCTATACCATCATTCTACGAGGTGACCCACGACGTGTTCTCTGAATTGGTTCCGTCTCCGTTGATTGTATGTGAGAATTTACACAAGGGGCTTGATTGAGAGATTAAATGAAGGTTCCCGTGGAAGCAATGATCAGTGTATATGTCCTCTGTATAATGACAGTGCATCTGGATTATCACGACGAAACCCAGCAAAGGTTGAGTGATTGCCACTGACAACATCTTTGTGTTGCATTCTACACGAAACAAATGAGCGCGAAGAACCTTTGAGGACGCACATATGATGAGCCAATACGTTACATTACGTAGAGGCGAGGGTTCCCTGGTGTGGTTAGCCGTCCGGCGGAAAAAGACGCGGTGTGTGATTTAGAGATGGTTATTGGCACCGAGCGTCAATGCAATTGTATGCCACAAAGTTGATCAGCTCCGCGGAACATACTGACGTACTATCCCCGCACTCGTCGATGGGCTGCTATATTTCATGGTTGGGGTAGTCGAGTGCCTGTCTTCCGTTGATATGCAAGGCGAAATTTGCGGTGAGAACGGGTATAGTATGTATACCAACACCTTAAAACGATTCGAGTCGCTGAGTAGCAAGGGATGAATCCAGGAATGTCCGCCTTGCCTGATGTAAATATTCTCAAAGTGCTCTTCCATTATGTGACCGCGACTGTAGACCAGTCTAGGAAAGGGTATCACTGGCGAGATGTATGATAACATCTGCAAGGAGTGATGTTTGACTTAGATTTCTCTTCCCTATATGGAGATTTGTTTGGTCTGCCTGCAGCCTTCCCTTGCTTCCCACCAAGACAAGAACCCGGCTGACAGGGGGTAAGGGGCAAATGTCAGTGTACATGACGCGAATCAGGTGGAATAATCTTCCGGGTAATTGATATGCGCAGACCTAACCCCTTGAAATGCAGTACACCTCGTTACTCACACATATGCAGTGATCgacgccatggtggtgagtggCTGCGACACTCAGTCTCGATCTATGTTTCTCTCGCTCTGAATTCGGGCTTGTTCAATCTTTTCAATACAATTCCTAGAATACTTGTTCAATGACCATCCGCAGTTGAAACGCGAGcagaacaacagcagcaagagCCTGTTCCGAACAATCAGCAGCGGATTTTCCAAGAGACGATATGAAGCTTTACCTCACGAGGTCGATAAGACTATAGGCGACAATCATTTATCTACAACCTGCCAGTGCCAGagcagaaacagaagaaagCCACCAGAGCTGAATATCTGCCTGATCAGCACTGTATTCTTTACCGCTGTCATCCTTTATTTACTTCTCGCCGTGTCATTTGACACGTACTTGAACTCGGAGAAGAACGCAGCTCTGCGTGGAAGTCTTCACTGGTGTATGCTTGAATGTATATTCAAACTGTCATCTTGCACTGACTTGTGATAGCACCAATtcttgatgatgtggagCTACCCCAGCGCATAGCGACGATGAACAGCACTCTCTTACCGCCACCAGATCCGTCCATCGCCCGTCAAGAACCAGGACCAGAGAACGATGCTGAGTGGTACAAATACAATGACACACCACTGTTCTGGCTCACTCGGGAGGAGATTGAAACGCTCGGCCAGAACCCCGTACGGCTGCAAGATGAGACCGTGAGTATTGGGGACAAGAGGAAGACCTCTATGTGGGAAAGTAAGAACCAGTCTTTATAGTTGGGGTGTGAGTGCGTGTCTTCTGACATTGCAATTT
It contains:
- a CDS encoding HET domain-containing protein (COG:S;~EggNog:ENOG410PX0V;~InterPro:IPR010730;~PFAM:PF06985;~antiSMASH:Cluster_1.19) codes for the protein MKISSSLCQRCAVLQFNDDEHGRVAQGPWGKPVVIFDKCDRDPSKECILLDYYLFDNLPNLPVMSASTASGCGMCLAMREKIVQFERRADPKHKSVLIYKFSICYKSYPQRPSHEGFSTMSHLAVHFKFKGDRDDDKSVYTVSFDLQADIGDPCRSWLRIQRAPVFHPLSDKGRAQLRKLAKKSYRLSRDPHLPTRVIDVGCWLTRSKMRLVVNQGSHKWANRGKYLALSYCWGSEKYAAMRLKTTKASLREHMKEIKMESLPKTVSDAVLVCRALRVRYLWVDALCIVQDSQDDWEIESAKMAEIYENSYFTLCALQGNSCQSGFLTQPRRHLIKVPFQSTLNPSISGFYYIHHVTGYYDEEYDKSPPEGPSQYPPPSKFLGLGYLKESAFDCDLKESQWNTRGWTLQEALCSPRLLLFGTRMVHMLDVQFRRSQDMSFDDMCQPWGQNFHIDREHRESSLSPDGWRCMIEEYSTRQFSYSRDTIPAISALARKFSSQTEGKYLAGIWSDELETDLLWVPKGLTTLASFLTPPKEYLAPTWSWASQSNPVSWPELCTLKPEYQIASMGTTTGRDRYGKVHSGFISLRTKLVRLPSSTKMHRRRKASLGVDFPYELTSDDGEYLAHLRFDWTDHATNDDILLEAGQEIAQLSLVLISSYFCAHYEPRYYHLVGSWRMLGLLVLPTETSGNYRRAGIFLWRTCASGGLELWDDIETTTITLV
- a CDS encoding uncharacterized protein (antiSMASH:Cluster_1.19), encoding MNSTLLPPPDPSIARQEPGPENDAEWYKYNDTPLFWLTREEIETLGQNPVRLQDETVSIGDKRKTSMWESKNQSL
- a CDS encoding LysM peptidoglycan-binding domain-containing protein (COG:S;~EggNog:ENOG410PSHX;~InterPro:IPR018392,IPR036779;~PFAM:PF01476;~antiSMASH:Cluster_1.19), with protein sequence MASVSNTVNRGICDIARLNRMADAMIPFLTGEQLLIPPETCTPDNSTCLLFPSKNDNYAECVSGGPHTYYTVKGDTIRTIALRLNITVDALSATAQGGVSDPDAPVQVNNELKVPQCSPSVCEVEPYQLIYGTYKDLADKFGSTVGQIMAFNPTYNHSDVARGEAAVITLPKNCRNLGDNVTVIS
- a CDS encoding uncharacterized protein (COG:S;~EggNog:ENOG410PU0M;~InterPro:IPR000719,IPR011009;~antiSMASH:Cluster_1.19;~go_function: GO:0004672 - protein kinase activity [Evidence IEA];~go_function: GO:0005524 - ATP binding [Evidence IEA];~go_process: GO:0006468 - protein phosphorylation [Evidence IEA]) — protein: MTASSPIWRVQDILYGRHDLWARLDIGCKGKRFQVEICPKNFVNSELSFTKYARFINDMFGHDWETTYNEFYDWIVPPFLPILAEIEAPPLDGQASTLRDYLNPETYYFQLHFIDEIMEPRCDYNARRTLREPGVDIGDFALHPSWGCFTPEMVQQCLNEGEYSYSNYPRKVCVDGKLCFLKDNYTKRGLLRELDTYKKMETKGLSNNAQVRVPQFIGVVYAAQDCRHVIGILISLVDCDNLTLSCALHDEVTISQRRKWEEQVTTTVELLHEADIIWGDVKPDNVLVDRNEDAWVIDFGGGYTPGWVAKEHMETMEGDRDGLSKIKDRIYSHHGSEVGRASQRDGTY